In Rhodospirillum rubrum ATCC 11170, a genomic segment contains:
- a CDS encoding metal-dependent hydrolase family protein, translating into MRETVFRNARVLDVARGAYDDGQSVVVRDGVIVAVATDAHRLAGADAREIDVAGRVLMPGLCDAHVHVTAFTPDFALLGRTAPSYVTVRAQDILQGMIGRGFTTVRDAGGADWGLAKALAEGAIVGPRLLYCGHALSQTGGHADMRGPGQHNLDQCLCCAGLGQVCDGVPEMRRACREEIRKGATHLKLMVSGGVASPTDRIDSTQFALDELRAACEEAEAANIPVMAHAYTGRAAVRALEAGVSSIEHGNLIDQAAIDTLLRLDRWLVPTLATYHALAAEGVEAGMPAELNKKVYTVLEAGTEALRMAAKAGVKLVYGSDLLGTMQRHQLTEFAIRAVVQDPIDILRAATTQAAALFRMEDRIGAVRAGYLADLLIVDGDVLHSVAPWSAPEETIKMVMKDGEILVSR; encoded by the coding sequence ATGCGTGAGACCGTTTTCCGCAATGCCCGTGTTCTTGACGTCGCCCGTGGAGCCTATGACGACGGCCAATCCGTGGTGGTGCGCGATGGCGTGATCGTCGCCGTGGCGACGGATGCCCACCGGCTGGCCGGGGCCGATGCCCGCGAGATCGACGTGGCCGGTCGGGTGCTGATGCCCGGGCTGTGCGATGCCCATGTCCATGTCACCGCCTTTACCCCCGATTTCGCCCTGCTTGGCCGCACCGCGCCAAGCTATGTCACCGTGCGGGCCCAGGACATTCTGCAGGGCATGATCGGGCGGGGCTTCACCACCGTGCGCGATGCCGGCGGCGCCGATTGGGGCTTGGCCAAGGCCCTGGCCGAAGGGGCGATCGTCGGCCCGCGCCTGCTTTATTGCGGACACGCGCTGTCGCAAACCGGCGGTCACGCCGATATGCGCGGCCCCGGCCAGCATAATCTTGACCAATGCCTGTGCTGCGCCGGCCTGGGTCAAGTCTGCGACGGCGTGCCCGAAATGCGCCGGGCCTGCCGCGAGGAGATCCGCAAGGGCGCCACCCATCTCAAGCTGATGGTCTCGGGGGGCGTCGCCTCGCCCACCGACCGCATCGATTCCACCCAATTCGCCCTGGACGAACTGCGCGCCGCCTGCGAAGAGGCCGAGGCCGCCAATATTCCGGTGATGGCCCACGCCTATACCGGCCGCGCCGCCGTGCGGGCCCTTGAAGCCGGCGTCAGTTCCATCGAGCACGGCAATCTGATCGATCAGGCGGCGATCGATACCTTGCTGCGCCTTGACCGCTGGCTGGTGCCGACCCTGGCCACCTATCACGCCCTGGCCGCCGAAGGGGTCGAGGCGGGGATGCCGGCCGAGCTTAACAAAAAGGTCTATACCGTGCTCGAGGCTGGCACCGAGGCCCTGCGCATGGCCGCCAAAGCCGGGGTCAAGCTGGTCTATGGCTCGGATCTGCTGGGCACCATGCAGCGCCACCAGCTGACGGAATTCGCCATCCGCGCCGTCGTTCAGGACCCCATCGACATCCTGCGCGCCGCCACCACGCAAGCCGCCGCCCTGTTCCGCATGGAGGATCGCATCGGCGCCGTGCGCGCGGGCTATCTGGCCGATCTGTTGATCGTCGACGGCGACGTTCTCCACAGCGTCGCCCCGTGGTCGGCCCCCGAAGAGACGATCAAGATGGTGATGAAGGACGGCGAGATCCTGGTCTCGCGCTAG